Within the Salinimonas marina genome, the region CCAGAAAATTAGGTGTCCCCTGATAAAGTAGATAGGCGGTGTAACACACCCCTGCAATACCAGCCAGGGCGCATACCCACAAGATTGGGTATATCGAAAAGATCCCGCTCAGGAACATAGGCGTGGCAACATAGCCGGCAAACACAATACATTCGTGACGACTGGGTCGCGACGAGTACTTTCGGGCCATCCAGTGAATAAAGCTCCCCACGGCCGCTACCGCGGTCAGGATCATTGCGTAAAAAGCAGCCCCCAACATAATACCGGTAGGAATAGAAACTTGCAGAATGTCTTTGTCGCCTCCAAACGACCAGCCAAACTGGGTAGTGCCGATAAATGAACAGACTACCGGGATTGCCGCCATCCACAGCACATGGTGCATATATAGGTGCGAGACCGTTTCATGTTCTTCATTAATACTGCGCCACTCGCGGTCAGGGTGATGTAATAGCCCCCAAAGGTGGTTACTCATAGGCGTCTCCTTGCAGGTAAGGGAAATCAGCGTGTTTCTTTACATCTTTTTAACAATATATACCCGTAATCGGCAAAATGTGTAGGAACTTATAGGGCTAAAAAATTGCTGCTCAGAAGAGTTAGTTATATAAGAAAAAAGTAATGATTCTAAAACGGGGTTGTTGTAGATTGAATTTTTGCTGAGCTCGCTCAGTATTTTGCAATGAAAATTGGAAAAAATTCGACTAATTGCTTAAGCAATCATTTGCGCAATATTCTAAACTTTAGATAGAAAAAATTGATTGATTTTAACGCCTGGAAAAGAGTGCATAAATGTTAAAGGCGCTGCATGAATTAACCTCCGATGAGTCCCTGTCTTTTGAAGAGAAAGTCACTGCCTTATTGCGGCTGGGACTGTCTTATTTCGGCCTGGAACACGCCATTGTGAGCCAGATTCAAAATGATATTTACACCGTTAAGTTCGCTGTTTCTGAAAACCCGGAGCTGTGTCCCGGGCTTACCTTCGATTTGGGGGAGACTTACTGTGTTCATACCCTTGATGCTGGTGAAGCACTGGCGTTGTCCAATGTGGCCAATAGTGACATAGCTTCCC harbors:
- a CDS encoding Yip1 family protein, which gives rise to MSNHLWGLLHHPDREWRSINEEHETVSHLYMHHVLWMAAIPVVCSFIGTTQFGWSFGGDKDILQVSIPTGIMLGAAFYAMILTAVAAVGSFIHWMARKYSSRPSRHECIVFAGYVATPMFLSGIFSIYPILWVCALAGIAGVCYTAYLLYQGTPNFLGISHKEGFIISSTMLAVGVLVLEVLLMGVVLLWSMHTEHSIVWRFFN